One Solanum lycopersicum chromosome 4, SLM_r2.1 DNA window includes the following coding sequences:
- the LOC104646793 gene encoding UPF0481 protein At3g47200-like, whose translation MEHSIEIDDQIPLLSQTYQDEIEGGMKVDPLFENLFNSRVKPISIFKVNVGLRESNPDAYTPKMVSIGPYHNGKPQFRPMQKNKLLYLRRFLRRKESLDLDSCINELEEEARNCYDDIEDLNIGSREFCKMLLLDGCFVVEFIRERVEIGPRLEDEIIKSDIGCIYKQILRDLMLLKNQLPFFVLDKLHEMTKQDDDIPLAIQAVKSFTSFVDIEEIIHKHSDSPLIKIASNAGDIKHLLHAVHILSCHGNPTKTSKDDTTWTKAMPNATELSEAGVRFSNHTNSNTNLFDIKFEDGLMTIPCFEVVDETESFVRNLIAYEQQTSEVQPKYFSDYALFMDHLIDSDKDVNLLRQKGIIKHRMGEDKDVSSLFNKIGNGVTMYSTFYYHNESLKTSQHCQKRFNRLMANLLRNYFSSPWVGASTVAAIILLILTTIQTILAFTGFITYQKNIEKISYLKLFKLIEIK comes from the exons ATGGAACACTCCATTGAAATAGATGATCAAATTCCACTGCTTTCTCAAACTTATCAAGatgag ATAGAAGGAGGGATGAAAGTGGATCCTTTATTTGAGAATTTATTCAATTCGCGTGTTAAACCAATTAGCATATTCAAAGTAAATGTGGGGCTACGTGAATCAAATCCAGATGCTTATACACCAAAGATGGTCTCTATTGGTCCTTACCATAATGGAAAACCTCAATTTCGTCCAATGCAAAAGAACAAACTATTGTACCTACGACGGTTTCTTAGACGAAAGGAGAGTCTTGATTTGGATAGTTGCATCAATGAGTTGGAGGAGGAAGCAAGGAATTGTTACGATGATATAGAAGACCTCAATATTGGAAGCCGCGAATTTTGCAAGATGTTGTTACTTGATGGTTGTTTTGTGGTTGAGTTTATTCGAGAGCGTGTTGAGATAGGCCCAAGACTAGAAGACGAAATCATCAAAAGTGACATTGGTTGCATATATAAGCAAATACTCCGAGATTTGATGTTACTAAAAAACCAACTTCCTTTCTTTGTCCTCGACAAGCTTCATGAGATGACAAAGCAAGATGATGATATCCCATTGGCAATACAAGCTGTGAAGTCGTTTACTTCTTTTGTTGACATAGAAGAAATTATCCATAAACATTCCGATTCACCCTTAATAAAGATAGCATCTAACGCAGGTGATATCAAACATTTACTTCATGCAGTACACATACTTTCATGTCATGGGAACCCCACGAAAACATCAAAAGACGACACAACGTGGACTAAGGCCATGCCAAATGCAACTGAGCTTTCTGAAGCTGGAGTTAGGTTTTCAAATCATACAAATAGTAATACAAATTTGTTTGATATTAAGTTTGAGGATGGATTGATGACAATCCCTTGTTTTGAAGTTGTAGATGAAACAGAATCCTTCGTGCGAAATCTCATTGCTTACGAACAACAAACATCTGAAGTACAACCTAAATATTTCAGTGACTATGCACTTTTCATGGATCACCTTATCGACTCAGATAAAGATGTCAATTTACTTCGCCAGAAAGGAATCATAAAACACCGGATGGGAGAGGACAAAGACGTGTCTAGCCTCTTCAACAAAATCGGAAATGGGGTCACTATGTATTCCACCTTTTATTACCATAATGAATCCTTAAAAACATCTCAACACTGTCAAAAAAGATTTAATAGGTTGATGGCAAATTTGTTGCGCAATTATTTTAGTAGTCCTTGGGTAGGAGCTTCAACTGTCGCAGCCATCATACTTCTCATACTCACAACTATACAGACTATTTTAGCTTTCACAGGGTTCATTACATATCAAAAAAACATCGAGAAGATTTCatatctaaaattatttaagttgaTAGAAATTAAATAG
- the LOC101244570 gene encoding putative UPF0481 protein At3g02645: MWEKAMPNATELSEAGVRFSNHKNSNKNLFDIKFEDGLMTIPWFKVADETESFLRNLIAYEQQSSEVQPKYFSDFALFMDHLIDSDKDVNLLRKKGIIEHLMGEDKEVASLFNKLGNGVIVYPNFYFKQVFTNVVKHCDENPWNRR, translated from the coding sequence ATGTGGGAAAAGGCCATGCCAAATGCAACTGAGCTTTCTGAAGCTGGAGTTAGGTtttcaaatcataaaaatagtaataaaaatttgTTTGATATTAAGTTTGAGGATGGATTGATGACAATCCCTTGGTTTAAAGTCGCAGATGAAACAGAATCCTTCCTGCGAAATCTCATTGCTTACGAACAACAATCATCTGAAGTACAACCTAAATATTTCAGTGACTTTGCACTTTTCATGGATCACCTTATCGACTCAGACAAAGATGTCAATTTACTTCGCAAGAAAGGAATCATAGAACACCTGATGGGAGAGGACAAAGAAGTGGCTAGCCTCTTCAACAAACTCGGAAACGGGGTTATTGTTTATCCCAACTTCTATTTCAAACAAGTATTCACAAATGTAGTTAAACATTGTGATGAAAATCCATGGAACAGAAGGTGA
- the LOC138347832 gene encoding putative GEM-like protein 8 — protein sequence MQQLVVKRLLSLSACHDHLPSATSKHLSKIKQRKSVISKMNKLGERMDCLAQGIREHVSLSPKITETVKGKLSLGAKILQVGGLEKIFKQKFSVKDDEKLLNVCQCYLSTTAGPIAGLLFISTDKIAFCSERSIKFLSPTGKLLRIYYKVSIPTSKTMKAKESENREKPSQKYIQVITEDDFEFWFMGFLNHQKTLRYLHHAISSISSS from the exons ATGCAACAGTTGGTAGTTAAAAGACTACTGTCTTTATCTGCTTGCCATGACCATCTTCCATCTGCAACTTCAAAACACTTGTCTAAAATAAAGCAAA GAAAATCTGTAATTAGTAAGATGAACAAACTTGGAGAAAGGATGGACTGTCTTGCACAAGGCATCCGTGAGCATG TGAGCCTTAGCCCGAAAATAACAGAAACTGTGAAGGGAAAATTGAGCCTTGGAGCAAAAATTCTTCAAGTAGGAGGGTTAGAGAAAATATTCAAGCAGAAGTTTAGTGTCAAAGATGATGAAAAGCTATTGAATGTTTGTCAATGCTATTTATCAACGACAGCTGGTCCAATAGCAGGCCTTCTCTTCATCTCTACCGATAAGATTGCTTTCTGCAGTGAGAGATCAATAAAGTTCTTATCTCCAACTGGAAAGTTGCTAAGAATCTACTATAAG GTATCGATCCCAACAAGCAAGACAATGAAAGCAAAAGAGAGTGAAAATAGGGAAAAGCCATCACAAAAGTATATACAAGTAATTACAGAGGATGATTTTGAGTTCTGGTTCATGGGATTCCTTaatcatcaaaagactctgagATATCTGCACCACGCAATTTCAAGTATTTCAAGCAGCTAG
- the LOC101252476 gene encoding GEM-like protein 4 → MFLNHQLKHNNISLTFKIYQFSSQSEVTMKNLLGRNEIGVSMSSAVYSFERQPKRLLSLSACQDHLPSATSKHLSKRKQRKSVISKMNKLGERMDCLAQGIREHVSLSPKLTETVKGKLSLGAKILQVGGLEKIFNQKFSVKYDEKLLNVCQCYLSTTAGPIAGLLFISTDKIAFCSERSIKFLSPTGKLLRIYYKVSIPISKTMKAKESENREKPSQKYIQVITEDDFEFWFMGFLNHQKTLRYLHHAISSS, encoded by the exons ATGTTCTTAAACCATCAACTGAAACATAATAATATCTCGCTTACCttcaaaatatatcaattttcttCACAATCAGAAGTCACAATGAAGAACTTACTCGGTAGAAATGAGATTGGTGTTTCCATGAGTTCAGCAGTATACTCATTTGAACGGCAGCCAAAAAGACTACTGTCTCTATCTGCTTGCCAAGACCATCTTCCATCTGCAACTTCAAAACACTTGTCTAAAAGAAAGCAAA GAAAATCTGTAATTAGTAAGATGAACAAACTTGGAGAAAGGATGGACTGTCTTGCACAAGGCATCCGCGAGCACG TGAGCCTTAGTCCGAAGCTAACGGAAACTGTGAAGGGAAAATTGAGCCTTGGAGCAAAAATTCTTCAAGTAGGAGGGTTAGAGAAAATATTCAACCAGAAATTTAGTGTTAAATATGATGAAAAGCTATTGAATGTTTGTCAATGCTATTTATCAACTACCGCTGGTCCAATAGCAGGCCTCCTCTTCATCTCTACCGATAAGATTGCTTTCTGCAGTGAGAGATCGATAAAGTTCTTATCTCCAACTGGGAAGTTGCTTAGAATCTACTATAAG GTATCAATCCCAATAAGTAAGACGATGAAAGCAAAAGAGAGTGAAAATAGGGAAAAGCCATCACAAAAGTATATACAAGTTATCACAGAGGATGATTTTGAGTTCTGGTTTATGGGATTCCTGaatcatcaaaagactctgagATATCTGCACCACGCAATTTCAAGCAGCTAA
- the LOC101244273 gene encoding putative GEM-like protein 8 codes for MKNLLGGNEVGVSMSSAVYSFERQTKRLLSLYAGQDHLPSATSKRLPKIKQRKSVISKMNKLGERMDCLAQSIREHVSLSPKITETVKGKLSLGAKILQVGGLEKIFKQKFSVKDDEKLLNVCQCYLSTTAGPIAGLLFISTDKIAFCSERSIKFLSPTGKLLRIYYKVSIPTSKTMKAKESENREKPSQKYIQVITEDDFEFWFMGFLNHQKTLRYLHHAISSISSS; via the exons ATGAAGAACTTACTCGGTGGAAATGAGGTTGGTGTTTCCATGAGTTCAGCGGTATACTCATTTGAACGGCAGACAAAAAGACTACTGTCTCTATATGCTGGCCAAGACCATCTCCCATCTGCAACTTCAAAACGCTTACCTAAAATAAAGCAAA GAAAATCTGTAATTAGTAAGATGAACAAACTTGGAGAAAGGATGGACTGTCTCGCACAAAGCATCCGTGAGCATG TGAGCCTTAGCCCGAAAATAACAGAAACTGTGAAGGGAAAATTGAGCCTTGGAGCAAAAATTCTTCAAGTAGGAGGGTTAGAGAAAATATTCAAGCAGAAGTTTAGTGTCAAAGATGATGAAAAGCTATTGAATGTTTGTCAATGCTATTTATCAACGACAGCTGGTCCAATAGCAGGCCTTCTCTTCATCTCTACCGATAAGATTGCTTTCTGCAGTGAGAGATCAATAAAGTTCTTATCTCCAACTGGAAAGTTGCTAAGAATCTACTATAAG GTATCGATCCCAACAAGCAAGACAATGAAAGCAAAAGAGAGTGAAAATAGGGAAAAGCCATCACAAAAGTATATACAAGTAATTACAGAGGATGATTTTGAGTTCTGGTTCATGGGATTCCTTaatcatcaaaagactctgagATATCTGCACCACGCAATTTCAAGTATTTCAAGCAGCTAG
- the LOC101243979 gene encoding putative GEM-like protein 8, producing the protein MKNLLGRNEVGVSMSSAVYSFERQPKRLLSLSACQDHLTCATSKHLPKIKQRKSVISKMNKLGERMDCLAQGIREHVSLSPKLTETVKGKLSLGAKILQVGGLEKIFKQNFSVNDDEKLLSVCQCYLSTTAGPIAGLLFISTEKIAFRSERSIKFLSPTGKLLRMYYKVSIPISKTMKAKESENREKPSQKYIQVITEDDFEFWFMGFLNHQKTLRYLHHAISSTSSS; encoded by the exons ATGAAGAACTTACTCGGTAGAAATGAGGTTGGTGTTTCCATGAGTTCAGCAGTATACTCATTTGAAAGGCAGCCAAAAAGACTACTGTCTCTATCTGCCTGTCAAGACCATCTTACATGTGCAACTTCAAAACACTTACCTAAAATAAAGCAAA GAAAATCTGTAATTAGTAAGATGAACAAACTTGGAGAAAGGATGGACTGTCTTGCACAAGGGATCCGTGAGCATG TGAGCCTTAGTCCGAAGCTAACGGAAACTGTGAAGGGAAAATTGAGCCTTGGAGCAAAAATTCTTCAAGTAGGAGGGTTGGAGAAAATATTCAAGCAGAACTTTAGTGTTAACGATGATGAAAAGCTGTTGAGTGTTTGTCAATGCTATTTATCAACTACAGCTGGTCCAATAGCAGGCCTCCTCTTCATCTCTACCGAAAAAATTGCTTTCCGCAGTGAGAGATCAATAAAGTTCTTATCTCCAACTGGAAAGTTGCTTAGAATGTATTATAAG GTATCGATCCCAATAAGTAAGACAATGAAAGCAAAAGAGAGTGAAAATAGAGAAAAGCCATCACAGAAGTATATACAAGTAATTACAGAGGATGATTTTGAGTTCTGGTTCATGGGATTCCTTaatcatcaaaagactctgagATATCTGCACCATGCAATTTCAAGTACTTCAAGCAGCTAA
- the LOC101243696 gene encoding pleckstrin homology-like domain-containing protein yields the protein MKDLIGGNMVSVPMSSAVCSFERQPKRLLSLSSCQDHIPSATSKILSKLKQLSISPKLTETVKGKLSLGAKILQVGGLEKIFKQKFSVRDDEKLLKVSQCYLSTTAGPIAGLLFISTDKIAFCSKRSIKLSSPTGKSLRIRYKVSIPISKINKAKECGNMEKPSQKYIQLVTEDDYEFWFMGFFNNQKTLRYLQQAISTFTNFNQLRR from the exons ATGAAGGACTTAATCGGTGGAAATATGGTGAGTGTTCCCATGAGCTCAGCAGTATGTTCATTTGAAAGGCAGCCTAAAAGACTACTATCCCTATCTTCTTGTCAAGACCATATTCCATCTGCAACATCAAAGATCTTATCTAAATTAAAGCAAC TGAGCATAAGCCCGAAGCTAACAGAAACTGTGAAGGGAAAATTGAGCCTTGGAGCAAAAATTCTTCAAGTAGGAGGGTTGGAGAAGATATTCAAGCAGAAATTTAGCGTTAGAGATGACGAAAAGCTATTGAAGGTTTCTCAATGCTATTTATCGACGACAGCAGGGCCAATAGCAGGACTTCTCTTTATCTCTACTGATAAGATTGCTTTCTGCAGTAAGAGATCAATAAAGCTCTCATCTCCAACCGGGAAGTCACTTAGAATTCGATATAAGGTATCGATCCCAATAAGTAAGATCAACAAAGCAAAAGAGTGTGGAAATATGGAAAAGCCATCACAGAAGTATATACAGTTAGTTACAGAGGACGATTACGAGTTCTGGTTTATGGGGTTCTTTAATAATCAAAAAACTCTAAGATATCTGCAGCAGGCAATTTCAACTTTCACAAACTTCAATCAGCTAAGACgatag
- the LOC101268672 gene encoding putative GEM-like protein 8, with protein sequence MLLNHQPNLNTSHIPSKYSNTPPQTRITMDLLRGNSVGIPMSSSVGSLESQPKRLLALPACEDHIVPYATSKNLSQIKQRRYVIGKMNKLGERVDCLVKSIREHVSLSPKLTETLKGKLSLGAKILQVGGLEKIFRQKFSVRDDEKLLNVSQCYLSTTAGPIAGLLFISTDKIAFCSERSIKLLSPTGKLLRIYYKVTIPISKIMKAKESKNMQKPSQKYIQVITEDDFEFWFMGFLNHQKTLRYLQQAISSSSKL encoded by the exons ATGCTTTTAAACCATCAACCGAACTTAAATACTTCCCACATACCTTCAAAATACAGTAATACTCCACCTCAAACCAGAATCACAATGGACTTACTCCGTGGAAATTCGGTGGGTATTCCCATGAGTTCATCAGTAGGTTCACTTGAAAGCCAGCCGAAAAGACTACTTGCCTTACCTGCTTGCGAAGACCATATCGTTCCATATGCAACTTCAAAGAACTTGTCTCAAATTAAGCAGA GAAGATATGTCATTGGTAAGATGAACAAATTGGGAGAAAGGGTGGATTGTCTAGTAAAAAGCATCCGCGAGCATG TGAGCCTAAGCCCGAAACTAACAGAAACTTTAAAGGGAAAATTGAGCCTTGGAGCAAAAATCCTTCAAGTAGGAGGGTTGGAGAAAATATTCAGGCAGAAGTTCAGTGTTAGAGATGATGAAAAGCTATTGAATGTTTCTCAATGCTATTTATCAACGACAGCTGGTCCAATAGCAGGCCTTCTCTTCATCTCTACCGATAAGATTGCTTTCTGCAGCGAGAGATCAATAAAGCTCTTATCTCCAACTGGAAAGTTGCTTAGAATCTACTATAAG GTAACCATCCCAATAAGTAAGATAATGAAAGCAAAAGAGAGCAAAAATATGCAAAAGCCATCACAGAAGTATATACAAGTAATTACAGAGGATGATTTTGAGTTCTGGTTTATGGGATTCCTCAATCATCAAAAGACACTGAGATATCTGCAGCAGGCAATCTCCAGCTCAAGCAAGTTATGa